The Pirellulales bacterium genome segment GTAGCCCTCGAACCAGGGGCTTTCCTGGCGAGGAGCGGTTATCGCATCACTACCGGTGGAGTCGAGCCAAGTCCCCCGGATGCCAAGAGTGTTGGGCTTTTTGCCCGGTGCCATGCCCACGCTGCGTGGGCATGCCTCTGTGTCACAACCTACTTTGCATGCCCACACTTCGTGTGGGCATGGCACCCGGCAAGTTAAAATCACAGTCGCGGCGGCGCGTTGCGGTAAGTGAACGCAACGATCTTCTCGGCCCAATAAAGCACCGCGCCTCCGACCAGCACCTGCGCCAGCATGGCGGCCAAGATTGATATGACCAGCCGGGAGGGACCTAGCGTTGACATCGATGCGGCGATGGTGCCAGAGGTGCCGATTGGATACAGAATGACGGCGAAACCCATCACGCGGATTATGGCTCCAAACAGATCGCGGCCGTCCATAATTCACCCCCAGTTTGATCGCGGTTGAGATTTGACTTTATGCCCTAATGATTGCCGGCTGCAGTGGTGATCGAAAACGCACGTTGCCCCTTTGCATGTCGTTCGCTATTTAGCCCGGTTCAGCCAAACCATGATTCCGTCGCTGTTGTCGACGTTTTCTCGCCCCTCCCACCCGCCGTTGGGCGTAGCGATGACTTCATGGGCTTGCAATCGCATCAGCACTACCGGCTGGCTTGGCTCCAACACGGCCTGGGTTTTATCGCCCGCAATTTCAGTGGTGCATGGCCTATAGAGCGAAGCTCCGTCCACCTTCTTGATCAACCAATTCGACTCGTTCACGGCATTGCCAATTGCCGTCCCGTCGACGCCAAAGCGAAAGTTCCATTTTCCATCCGAATCCTTACGTAACGTGACATTCGCCGGCACTTCGCGGCCACCATCCAGCGGACCGCAAGATCCTGCGTCGGGCACGCCCTGGCGCGGAATCCCTTCGGTCATGCAACCCAGCATCCATCGGCCCGATGGCAGCCACACTTTCCATTGCCAGGTGTTCTCTTCCAGATTCTGGAGTCGTAGCACGACGGCTTTGCTTGGATCGTCGATCTCTAAATAACCTGCCTCGGCCCGCAGCTTGGAATTGATACTCTCCAATTCGCGGTTGCGACTTTCGAGTTCCAGAGCCAAGCGCGTGGCGCGGAAATGCGCCACGGCGAGCCCAATGATCAACATCACCAGGAGGATCGTGCGAAGGCGGAACTGAAACCAGCGGTGGCCGGCAGGTAACGATTCTGGCATCGCCCCACTCTATCTGCTCAGCCACGGGATCGGAATCTACCGTGCAGTAATCGCAGAACGCGTTTACGCCCGCGACGACTTGCCGCGTCCCCTTAACGCGGTTCGGATCAAGTCAATCCCCTTGGGGCCCAGGCCGTGCAGCTTGGCGAGGTCCGCTTCGCGCACTTGGGCAAGTTGCTCGAGGGTTGTGTAGCCGGCCGACGCCAGCGCCCGCAGGGCCGGTCGTGACAACCCGGCAGGCAGCCCTTCCTTGATGGATGCGGTCATTTTGTCGGCCGCCGCGCGCAAGTTCTTGTCCCTGGTCAACGGACAGTTGGTACGCGTTTTTTTGTTCTGATTGCGAACCATATTACCGTGGGATGTGCAATGCACACTACCGAGTCAGTGCCGGTCAATCGATCGCTTCAGTTCCATCTAACCACTCCGTACGCGCGTGTGCAAACGGTATCCTGTTACGAGACTCGCATAAAAAGAGCCGCCTGCCGGCAGCTCTTTTTTCGTTTGCTAGAGGATCAAGAATCCCCGTGTACGATAATCTCGTGCGTAGTGCACGCGGTGCATCAAGGATCGTTGGGATTCAAAATGCGGAAGGCGATCGCCGCCACAACGCCTCCGGCCAGGTCGGCCGCCAGATACAGCCAGATGTTCGACCAGGCCGCCAGGTTCAGGATCGTCACCCCCACGGCCACCGCTGGATTGAACGCCCCGCCCGAAATATCTCCCACAGCAAAGGCGCCGGTCAGCACTGTAAATCCAATTGCCAATCCGTAAAACGAATTGCCGGCCGTATCCTTGCTCGTGGCCACGTTCAGCACCACATACACCAGTGCGAACGTAAACAGAAACTCGGCCAGGAATGCCGGGCCCACGACCAATGCCCCGGGGGTCTTGGCCGCGAGTTCGGCAGCTGCTTCGGGGCGCAAGAATTTCACCGCTGCTGCCGCTGCCGCCGCGCCCAAAATCTGCACGATCCAGTAGCCCACCAGTTCCGGTAGGGTCGTGCGGCCGCGTAGCATGGCCCCGAGCGTGACGGCCGGGTTGTAATGCCCGCCCGAGATGTGCCCGCCGGCAAAGATCATCACCATCAGGGCCGAGCCAATCGCCAGCGGCGGAATCACGCCCTTGTCGGCACCGGCCAAGACCGTGCAGCCGATCGTGAGGACCAGAAAAAACGTGCCGATGAATTCCGTAACCAGCTTGTTCATAATTCGGCTCCTGCGGTTCAATGGCTCCTGCATGCCCTGGCGCCGTCCGCCCGGCGGAGCATGAAGGTAATTAAGCGCATTTTAGGATCCCCAACCGATCGTAGCGCGAGCGCGACGGCAAGGGCAAGATAAGTTAGACGGGTGGCAGTCCGACGACCAGCGACGGGTCTGCGGCAAGTCTAGCCGAGTCACGCCGCTTGGCAAGAGTTACGCCCGCCGAATCTTCGCACCAAAACACCCGCAACCAAACGTCGCAAATCGTTCCGGTTACCATGCGCGCCTGGTGCCATGCCCACGCTCGCCGTGGGCATGTTGAGTTCGATCGCTCACCATCGATGTAGTTGGCCGCCTCCGCAGCGCTACACGCTAAAGCGAATGTTCAGAATGTCATCGTCCTTGACGACGTAGTCCTTCGGCTCCTGACGCACCAGGTTGTTGGCCTTCAACTCGCGCTCGCTCCCCAGACGGACCAGGTCGCCCACGGTCATGACTTCGGCACGAATAAAGCCGCGTGCCAGGTCGCTATGGATGTTGTCGGCCGCTTCCAGCGCCGTTCCACCCTTGCGCATCATCCACGTGCGAACCTCTTTCTCGCCAGCCGTGAAATAGAGCATCTGGCCCGATACTTCCAGGATCGTGCGCAACACCTGGTCGCGTTCCGAACCGGTCAGCCCCAGGTCGCGCTCGAACTCGGTACGTTCCTCGGGAGTCATGCGGGCCAGCTCCAGTTCCAGGCCCACGCGGACCGCGATCAACGGCCGGTCGCCCCCGACGGCGGCGGCCCGCGCGGCGGGATCCTCGTCGTCGGCGATGTTGAGCACGACCAGGGCAGGTTTTTCCGTCAACAGGCGAAAGCTGCGCGTCGCCTTGAGCTGATCCTCGGTCATGGCCGATTCGGCCAGCGGTTTGCCCGCTTCCATGGCCGCCAACACCTGCTCCAGCGCGGCCAGCTCGGCAATTTCTTGTTCGCGATTGGGACGCGGCTTCTTGACGCTGTCGCGCAGCCGGTCGACGCGCCCGGAAACGATCTCCATATCGGCCAGCAGCAAGTCTTCCTGGAACCGGTTCAAATCCTGCTGGGCCGACGCCGCCCGGTCGAACGCGGCGACCAGCATGATCACGCAACCGCAATCGCGCAATAAACCGAGTCGAGCGGGGTTGCCCTCGTGCGTCCTACTCAGGCCCGGCGTGTCTACCAGTTCCAGCGAAGCCTGAGTGATCTTCTTGGGCTGATAGATCTTGCAAAGATCGGCGATACGCGGCTCAGGCACCGGAGCCATGGCACTCTGCCCGGTGTGGCTTTTGGCCGCATCCGGCGCAATGCCTGTAAGCCATTCGAAGAGGGTGCTCTTGCCGGCCCCTTGATACCCGATCAAACCGATCTTCATCTACCGTCCTATAACCCAGGGTCCGTTTCTTGTTTCAATTTGGTATGCCCGTGCGGATCCGTTGCTCGCCGAGGGGAGCAGCGCTTTGACCACGGAGAAATCTCTATGGTCCACACGGTGGGACGGGCCAAGCGTGGCACGCACCACGACCCATTTTGGCAAACAGAAAGTCCCGTCCTAGTGCTGGCTGCCGTTGCCAGCCGCGAGTACCCCCGCCAAATCCGCCAGGGCCTGTTCTACCGTGGCGGCTTCCTGGCTGTCCAGGGTCCGGCGACCGAAGCGGACGCGGTAGAACAACTCGACCAGTTGCCGAGCGATGGGAGCTGCCCGCTTGGTTTGCGCCGACTCGGCGAGCTGCCCTCCCACGGCCAAAGCGAATTCTCGCTGCGTCTGGCTCGGGCCGCGCAGCATGTCGCGCTGGGCCAACAACAGCTCCAGGCGACGGTAGAATTCTACGTCGGCATTGTCCGCCGCAATCACCGCGGCGTCGCCGGACGTCCAACGCCAGATTCGGCGCATGATGAATCGGCCGGCATAGTAGACGCCCACAAAGAACAGCATGATCACGATCGTCGCCAGCGCTCCGCGCCAACTGAACCAGCCACCGTTGGTCAGCCCCCAATAGGCCGGACTCACGGCTTTGGCCAGCCTCGTGCCGAGCAGCGCCCAGAACTCGCGATGTGTCAGGGCCGTGGTTACAGACCTCAGAGTTGCCCAAAACGGTTCATAAATCCTCTCCGTCTGGCGGGAGTGGTTCAGTCCTAGCACGTAGGTTCGCCAACCCGTCCGCATGGACGCCGTGAACTGCCGCAGCGCTTCATAGACGTAACTGCTGGCGTTCATCGCCGGCGCAGCGGACACGGTGCCCGTGGGATCGATAATGACCCACCCGCCCTTGGAGCGGTCGAACCATTCCGGCAGCCGCTCGGGCAGGTATTCCGGCGCCAGATAGGCCTCGACCCAGGCATGGGCGTCCATGGCGCGCACCTGATAGTACCTTCCCGTCCAATCGCCTCCTTTGAAGCCGACCGCTAGACGCGAAGGAATGCCAACGGCGCGTAACATAACCGCCATCGCGCTGGCAAAGTACTCGCAATGCCCGACCCGATTCGAAGTCAGGAAATCTTCGACAGGGTCGAGCTGCGGGTCGCGCGAGATTTCTCCCAGTGAGTAGCGGAAATTCGTCGGATCGCGCAGGTAGTTGGCCAGGACGCGCGTCCGTTCCAAATGATTCTCGGCCGGGATGGCCCGCACGATTTGCGCGGCGAGCGCCTTGGAGCCGGCGAGTGGATCATAGCCGTTGCTCGGGCTTGGCAGCGTGAGCAAGCGCTCTTGTTCGTAGCTGTGCTCTTCGAGGAGGGATTGCGCTGGAACAATCGACGACTGCCGTTTATCCACGATGCCGGTTGTGATCAACTCGTAATCAATCGTGTTTCCCAGCCGACGCTCCCTGCGCTCCAGCTGCTCTCCGACGTCGGTCCAGAGGATTTTGTCTTGTCTGCTCGTCGAGAAGCTGGGAAAGATCGAAAACAACACATCGGTATCAAGCGGTAGGACGACAAACCGTTGCTTGATATAGGGGACCCCGGACGGGATTCGCTGTCTCTCTATCGCCTTACCGTGAAAAAGCTCTCGCTTCCATTTGCGATTCGCATAGGTCGTCAGCACCACTCCCCGAAACAACGGCTCGTCGACGAGTTCGCACGGTTCATTCGTCGCAGGATCCTCCAGGAAAACCTCCATGATCTCTTCGGGGCTTTCACTGATGGCGCCCATCTCGCCCAAATGGACTTCGTTCGTGAAGCCAACGATCCGCTGCGCCGATTCGTCGTCGATTTCCCGCCAGGCACCCCGTTCCGACCTGGGGATCACCACAAAAACCAGGCAAGCCATGCCGAGCGCGACGCCGCCGAGATTGGCGACCAGTCGCGCGAGCGACGGATTCAGCGCTTCGTCAGACTGCTGCGTGACGGCGTGCCCGGCAAAGTGTGCGTCCCGTGACGCCGGCGACGTGGCGCGAGATTCTCTTATTCCTCGGCCAGCGTCCGCGCCGTACGCACTGATTTGTTCGCGATATAGATAGAAAACCGTCAGCACGCCAATCGCCAGGAACGCATATCCGACCAGCAAAAAGCCGAACATCAGGCTTTCGTTGAGCGCCGTGGCAACAGCCGCTTCCATCAGGCTGAGGGTAATCAGCAACCAGTACGTGCCGATTCCTTTTCGCTTAAGTTGCAACACGAACTGGCTATAAACGGCAAAATTCAACAGGGCCAGCAACCCCGCGTCGGTCGCATCCTGCTGCCACTGGAAGAGGGCCAATAGCGCGGCTCCCACGCCGGCCGCGTCGGCAGCCCTCTGGTTAAGGACGATCCAACCCTTTGCGTCGGTGATATATACGGTGGCGAAGGCCACGATGACCGCCGCCACCGGCAGGGCGACTCGCTGTTCGCCCATACCCAACAGCGCGGTCGAGAATGCCACCAGGCAAGCCACCGCAATTTGCAGCATACGATCCAATTGCATGTCACTCTCCGCCGCGGTCTATCCGGTACCGAATGTCCGGTCAAAACCGGCATGTCAGCCCCGGCGTGCCTCGCCCATCACCGACCAAACGGGCGATCGTTGCCGCGCGTCACGTTTCATTTTTATAGCGGTACAAAGTAATCAGCCAAATCTGACCGGCCGACGTCGATTGCCTGCAAGCGCCCCAGCCACGCGCGCTGCCGCGTGTTGCGCCACAACGTTGCGAAGCGCTCGGTATCGCTAAGATCCACCGAGCGAGTCGAGATTACGATCGCGTTCGTGCCCGGCCGTGCTACGTCTAAAATCTTGGACAGAGCGTTGGGCAAGGCGTCCGTGCTGGTGGCTTCGGCCACCGCCAACGATTCCATCACTTCGCGAGTCAGAGCCAGCGATGCGGGCCCGCTATCGAATCGTGGCGTCCGCGCCGCGACCGAGATCCACAACGTCCGCCCTCCCCGACGACAAACGTCCGACACGATCGAGGCAGCGAAACTCACGGCCAACTCGACCTGGGCAGAATGGAATGCGCTCGGACGGTCGGGTTGCCATAGCTCGACCACCAGAGCCAAATCCTGATTGCGCTGCTGCTCGAATTGCCGCACGACGGGCGCCTGCCGTCGGGCACTGGTGCGCCAGTGGATCCAGCGCCGGCTGTCTCCCTGTCGCCAGTCGCGCAAACCATAGAAGTCTCCTTCCAGCAAACCCTGGCGGCGTTCCACGTTGCTGGTGCCCAAATCGGAAGATTGCTGCAATCGCTGCCAACGACGCGTCAGCCGACCCAGTCGCGGCAAGACCAACATTGTCTGTGGCTGCTCGATCGTGACCGAGCCGCGCATCAGGCCAAACGGAAACTGCGTGGAAATCCGCAGCGGTCCAAATCGATAGCGGCCGCGCCGCATCAATCGGCCCCGATACGATTGCGTCCTGGCTCCTCGCGCCGGAACATAGGCAAACAGCGCTTGCGCCAAGATCGGCTCTTCGGTCGCCCCGTCATCTTGTCGGCAGATGCGATCGTCGACGCGCGCGGCCCACGAGGCCAGACGCCGCCGCGGATTGGCCAACTCCAATTCCACCATCAACACGTCACCAGATGCCACGCTGCGAGGAAGCCGCCGCTGCAAAGTAAGACGCCGCAGATTCTGCCGCACGAGCCACCAATTCAATAGTGGCAGGCTGGCCAGCAGGGCAAACAGCACCAGCAGCAGATTGATTTGCCGCACCAACGCACCGGCCAGCAAAAAGCTCAGCGTGGCGACGTAGCACAGACCTTCCAGCGTGATCTTCGGCAGACCGAGGCTTCGCATGATTCGCTAGCGATCCAAGGGGTCGCTCTCCGGGTCGCGCCGCGGTCAGCGGGGAACGGGCAAGTCGTCGACGAAGCGCTGGATGATCCCTTCCACGGCGCTGCGCTGATTGCCGTGCAAATATCCTTTGGTGATCACACGATGCGCGAGCACCGGCACCGCCAGCCGCTTGATATCGTCGGGCACGACATAATCGCGCCCCTCGATCAGCGCCAGCGCTTGGCTGGCGCGGTACAGGCACAGCGCGCCGCGGGTGCTGGCTCCCACGTGCAGGTCATCGCTCTCGCGCGTGGCCTCGATCAAATCCAGCAGATAATTATGGATCGCCTCGTCCACGGATACTTGCCGCACCGCGTCCTGCAGCGCGATCACCTGCTGGCAATCGAGCACAGGCGCCAGATGATCGACAGGCTCCCCCTGCCGATGACTGGTCAGCACTTGCAATTCCTCGTCTCGATCGGGATAGCCGATGTTGGATTGCAACAGGAACCGGTCGAGTTGACTTTCCGGCAAGGGATAAGTTCCCTCGAACTCAAAAGGGTTCTGCGTGGCGATAACCATGAAAGGAC includes the following:
- a CDS encoding MoxR family ATPase translates to MTPELHSLVGELEANISKVVLGKPRVVRLCVAALLSGEHVLLEDVPGVGKTLVGKALAKSINAKFCRIQFTPDLLPGDIVGSSVFDSKNSEFFFSQGPIFANIVLADEINRTTPRTQSALLEAMSDGQVSVDGHTYKLPRPFMVIATQNPFEFEGTYPLPESQLDRFLLQSNIGYPDRDEELQVLTSHRQGEPVDHLAPVLDCQQVIALQDAVRQVSVDEAIHNYLLDLIEATRESDDLHVGASTRGALCLYRASQALALIEGRDYVVPDDIKRLAVPVLAHRVITKGYLHGNQRSAVEGIIQRFVDDLPVPR
- a CDS encoding transglutaminaseTgpA domain-containing protein; translated protein: MQLDRMLQIAVACLVAFSTALLGMGEQRVALPVAAVIVAFATVYITDAKGWIVLNQRAADAAGVGAALLALFQWQQDATDAGLLALLNFAVYSQFVLQLKRKGIGTYWLLITLSLMEAAVATALNESLMFGFLLVGYAFLAIGVLTVFYLYREQISAYGADAGRGIRESRATSPASRDAHFAGHAVTQQSDEALNPSLARLVANLGGVALGMACLVFVVIPRSERGAWREIDDESAQRIVGFTNEVHLGEMGAISESPEEIMEVFLEDPATNEPCELVDEPLFRGVVLTTYANRKWKRELFHGKAIERQRIPSGVPYIKQRFVVLPLDTDVLFSIFPSFSTSRQDKILWTDVGEQLERRERRLGNTIDYELITTGIVDKRQSSIVPAQSLLEEHSYEQERLLTLPSPSNGYDPLAGSKALAAQIVRAIPAENHLERTRVLANYLRDPTNFRYSLGEISRDPQLDPVEDFLTSNRVGHCEYFASAMAVMLRAVGIPSRLAVGFKGGDWTGRYYQVRAMDAHAWVEAYLAPEYLPERLPEWFDRSKGGWVIIDPTGTVSAAPAMNASSYVYEALRQFTASMRTGWRTYVLGLNHSRQTERIYEPFWATLRSVTTALTHREFWALLGTRLAKAVSPAYWGLTNGGWFSWRGALATIVIMLFFVGVYYAGRFIMRRIWRWTSGDAAVIAADNADVEFYRRLELLLAQRDMLRGPSQTQREFALAVGGQLAESAQTKRAAPIARQLVELFYRVRFGRRTLDSQEAATVEQALADLAGVLAAGNGSQH
- a CDS encoding aquaporin, whose product is MNKLVTEFIGTFFLVLTIGCTVLAGADKGVIPPLAIGSALMVMIFAGGHISGGHYNPAVTLGAMLRGRTTLPELVGYWIVQILGAAAAAAAVKFLRPEAAAELAAKTPGALVVGPAFLAEFLFTFALVYVVLNVATSKDTAGNSFYGLAIGFTVLTGAFAVGDISGGAFNPAVAVGVTILNLAAWSNIWLYLAADLAGGVVAAIAFRILNPNDP
- a CDS encoding helix-hairpin-helix domain-containing protein yields the protein MTASIKEGLPAGLSRPALRALASAGYTTLEQLAQVREADLAKLHGLGPKGIDLIRTALRGRGKSSRA
- a CDS encoding DUF933 domain-containing protein; this translates as MKIGLIGYQGAGKSTLFEWLTGIAPDAAKSHTGQSAMAPVPEPRIADLCKIYQPKKITQASLELVDTPGLSRTHEGNPARLGLLRDCGCVIMLVAAFDRAASAQQDLNRFQEDLLLADMEIVSGRVDRLRDSVKKPRPNREQEIAELAALEQVLAAMEAGKPLAESAMTEDQLKATRSFRLLTEKPALVVLNIADDEDPAARAAAVGGDRPLIAVRVGLELELARMTPEERTEFERDLGLTGSERDQVLRTILEVSGQMLYFTAGEKEVRTWMMRKGGTALEAADNIHSDLARGFIRAEVMTVGDLVRLGSERELKANNLVRQEPKDYVVKDDDILNIRFSV
- a CDS encoding DUF58 domain-containing protein; translated protein: MRSLGLPKITLEGLCYVATLSFLLAGALVRQINLLLVLFALLASLPLLNWWLVRQNLRRLTLQRRLPRSVASGDVLMVELELANPRRRLASWAARVDDRICRQDDGATEEPILAQALFAYVPARGARTQSYRGRLMRRGRYRFGPLRISTQFPFGLMRGSVTIEQPQTMLVLPRLGRLTRRWQRLQQSSDLGTSNVERRQGLLEGDFYGLRDWRQGDSRRWIHWRTSARRQAPVVRQFEQQRNQDLALVVELWQPDRPSAFHSAQVELAVSFAASIVSDVCRRGGRTLWISVAARTPRFDSGPASLALTREVMESLAVAEATSTDALPNALSKILDVARPGTNAIVISTRSVDLSDTERFATLWRNTRQRAWLGRLQAIDVGRSDLADYFVPL